From one Pedobacter faecalis genomic stretch:
- a CDS encoding ligand-binding sensor domain-containing protein — MFIKTQKFLFTLLLLSIVHYANAQNIFPKKLNNCPTSKFCLDCGDVKVGADSLKFSKMIQYLNSHNNVNNLRGSILFQVLVDSTGKGCVLSHTDVNGRMLSEKVVMALNDFTGWSPASTNGKIEGRVSVNVAIDVLNGKLSGRIQRVTEEFATALFDRPVDPDIQNKHYKYDNAHLASYKMTVWNSKNSIMKGNLSDHLTIDHEDIVFYDTTNDLYCVQNGKVQKVDRGVLLPAKYYYVKGMATDNSNVKWFYTESGLYSYNNKDWVLYDSLKTGIKRGYSIVNNAASGEVYFTSDQGLVINKNGVWSVINKANIKALPSDRVNYAKKDKKGRIWIGTFSGSVMIDLDGTATDFNAGSTVLKDKCITALEEDSQGNLYFGLYEYAPADRKRLIRNEGIAVFKPDGSWKQLTIENSGIPVNDVGPMLYDEKENVLWIGTALAGLVRFDLKDGWELYNNKNSQVPSSFVTDIGKDTKGNIYLTTRYGLVKIEKK; from the coding sequence ATGTTTATCAAAACACAGAAATTTTTATTCACACTCCTGCTGCTGAGTATAGTGCATTATGCCAATGCACAAAACATTTTCCCTAAGAAGCTGAACAATTGCCCGACTTCCAAATTCTGTTTGGATTGTGGAGACGTTAAAGTTGGTGCCGATAGCCTTAAGTTTTCGAAAATGATCCAGTATTTGAATTCACACAACAATGTGAACAATCTAAGGGGGTCTATTCTGTTCCAGGTTTTGGTAGATTCGACGGGTAAGGGTTGTGTGCTGAGCCATACCGATGTAAATGGGCGGATGCTATCGGAAAAAGTTGTAATGGCCCTAAATGACTTTACAGGCTGGTCGCCTGCCTCTACAAATGGGAAAATTGAAGGTAGGGTTTCTGTAAATGTAGCAATAGATGTTTTAAACGGGAAGCTCTCTGGCCGAATACAGCGGGTAACAGAAGAGTTCGCAACTGCCTTGTTTGACCGGCCTGTGGATCCGGATATCCAAAATAAGCATTATAAATATGATAATGCGCACCTGGCGTCTTATAAAATGACCGTCTGGAATTCCAAGAATTCCATCATGAAGGGTAACCTTAGCGACCATTTGACGATTGATCACGAGGATATCGTTTTCTATGATACAACCAATGATTTGTATTGCGTACAAAACGGGAAAGTGCAGAAGGTTGACAGAGGCGTTTTACTACCTGCCAAGTATTATTATGTGAAAGGAATGGCAACAGATAATTCAAATGTCAAATGGTTTTATACTGAGTCCGGTTTATATAGTTATAATAATAAGGACTGGGTACTTTACGACTCTCTCAAAACAGGCATTAAAAGGGGCTATAGCATCGTCAATAATGCGGCGTCGGGAGAAGTCTATTTCACTTCAGACCAGGGGTTGGTGATTAATAAAAATGGAGTCTGGTCTGTAATTAACAAGGCCAATATAAAAGCGCTGCCTTCTGACCGGGTAAATTATGCTAAAAAGGATAAGAAGGGTCGTATCTGGATTGGAACTTTTAGCGGTTCTGTGATGATTGATCTGGACGGCACTGCAACAGATTTTAACGCCGGCAGTACTGTGCTGAAGGATAAGTGTATAACAGCCCTGGAAGAAGACAGTCAAGGTAATTTATACTTCGGACTTTACGAATATGCCCCTGCTGACCGCAAAAGATTGATCAGAAATGAAGGTATTGCTGTGTTTAAACCAGACGGCTCCTGGAAACAGCTTACGATCGAGAATTCCGGTATACCTGTAAATGACGTTGGACCAATGTTATATGATGAAAAGGAAAATGTATTGTGGATTGGCACAGCACTAGCTGGACTGGTGAGATTCGACTTAAAGGACGGCTGGGAGCTTTACAATAATAAAAATTCACAAGTCCCTTCTTCCTTTGTGACTGATATTGGCAAAGATACCAAGGGAAATATCTATCTGACTACCAGGTATGGACTTGTTAAAATCGAGAAAAAATAG
- the recO gene encoding DNA repair protein RecO: MLHKTRGIVLKTTQYSESSVVAQIFTEKFGIQSYMINGVKKPRAKISMNMLQPLHLADMIVYHKTNTSIQRVSELRPSPVFANIPYDVVKRTMVMFLNEVLYKSIRQQTADEHLFDYLYHAICWLDACEDLNVNFHLSFLIKLSKYLGFAPNTEKRAGDDYFDLHEGEFCQRIPGHGNFLDLSQANLFTALFVTPFERLDDFHINNASRRILLDKLLIYYRLHTASFGEIHSHLVLEEVLS; this comes from the coding sequence ATGCTACATAAAACCCGCGGCATCGTGCTCAAAACAACGCAATACAGCGAAAGCAGTGTTGTCGCGCAAATCTTTACAGAAAAATTCGGCATACAATCATACATGATCAACGGCGTTAAAAAGCCCCGGGCCAAAATCAGCATGAATATGCTGCAACCGCTCCACCTCGCCGATATGATCGTGTACCACAAAACCAACACCAGCATTCAGCGCGTCTCAGAACTCCGCCCCTCACCCGTTTTCGCCAACATCCCCTACGATGTGGTTAAACGCACCATGGTGATGTTCCTCAACGAAGTCCTTTACAAAAGCATCAGACAGCAAACTGCCGACGAGCACCTGTTCGATTACCTGTACCACGCCATATGCTGGCTCGACGCCTGCGAAGACCTCAACGTCAACTTTCACCTCTCCTTCCTCATCAAACTCTCCAAATACCTCGGATTTGCGCCCAATACCGAAAAAAGAGCCGGCGACGACTACTTCGACCTGCACGAGGGCGAATTCTGTCAGCGCATACCCGGACACGGCAATTTCCTTGACCTCTCGCAGGCGAACCTTTTCACCGCACTATTTGTGACACCATTTGAGAGACTCGATGATTTTCATATAAATAATGCAAGCAGGCGTATACTGCTTGATAAATTGCTGATTTACTACCGGTTACACACCGCATCCTTCGGAGAAATCCACTCACACCTCGTCCTTGAAGAAGTACTCTCATAA
- a CDS encoding DUF2130 domain-containing protein, with the protein MATEIKCPACSHSFPIEEVMAEEYKKDLRDKMVSFTKQKEEEFARKQQEFLQQQQKLQASFEQQQRQQALAYEQKLEQEKKLLQATLEENLRKRISSDFENKLQLLDNANKENEEKLRLARQKELDFLKKEQLMKQKEEELELQLQRKLQEQRAEMADQIRKQEAEKNNIKETEHQLRVKELEKQLEDQKKLAEEMKRKAEQGSMQLQGEVQELILEELLRNSFPFDLITEVGKGVRGADCVHLVRNQFGQECGKIIYESKRTKDFSNDWIEKLKKDMRSMGVDVAVIVTQCYPKGMDCFGEKDGVWICSFDEVKAVSYILRDGIIKLAGATRSQENRGDKMHMLYDYLTSNEFSEQWKAIREGFMSMKLSIQKERDAMERLWKAREKQLEKVLLNAAHIRGSIEGIAGTDSIQLSLTDEEDPLLLE; encoded by the coding sequence ATGGCAACCGAAATAAAGTGCCCAGCATGTTCCCATAGCTTCCCTATTGAGGAAGTTATGGCCGAAGAATACAAGAAAGACCTCAGGGACAAAATGGTGTCCTTCACCAAGCAGAAGGAAGAAGAATTTGCCCGAAAACAGCAGGAATTCCTCCAGCAGCAGCAAAAATTGCAGGCCAGCTTTGAACAACAGCAGCGGCAGCAGGCCCTTGCCTATGAGCAAAAACTCGAACAGGAGAAGAAACTTTTACAGGCTACGCTGGAAGAGAACCTGCGCAAGCGCATCAGCAGCGATTTTGAAAATAAACTGCAACTGCTCGACAATGCCAACAAGGAAAACGAAGAAAAGCTTCGTCTAGCCCGGCAAAAGGAACTCGACTTCCTGAAAAAGGAACAATTGATGAAGCAGAAAGAGGAAGAACTTGAGCTTCAACTGCAGCGCAAGCTTCAGGAACAGCGGGCAGAAATGGCCGATCAGATCAGAAAGCAGGAGGCTGAAAAAAACAACATCAAGGAAACCGAACATCAGCTCAGGGTAAAAGAGTTGGAGAAGCAGCTGGAAGATCAGAAGAAACTCGCAGAGGAGATGAAGCGCAAAGCCGAACAGGGCTCTATGCAGTTGCAGGGCGAAGTCCAGGAACTGATCTTAGAGGAACTGCTGCGAAATTCGTTTCCCTTTGACCTCATTACCGAGGTGGGTAAAGGCGTGCGCGGGGCCGACTGCGTACACCTGGTACGCAACCAGTTTGGCCAGGAATGCGGGAAGATCATTTATGAAAGCAAACGCACCAAGGATTTTTCTAACGACTGGATCGAGAAACTCAAGAAAGACATGCGCAGTATGGGCGTAGACGTGGCCGTAATCGTTACCCAATGTTACCCCAAAGGGATGGACTGCTTCGGTGAAAAAGATGGCGTGTGGATCTGTTCATTTGACGAGGTGAAAGCCGTGTCTTATATCCTCCGCGACGGGATCATCAAACTTGCCGGGGCCACAAGATCTCAGGAAAACCGGGGCGATAAAATGCACATGCTGTACGACTACCTCACCAGCAACGAATTTTCGGAACAGTGGAAAGCCATCCGTGAAGGCTTCATGAGCATGAAACTCTCCATACAGAAAGAGCGCGATGCCATGGAACGGCTTTGGAAAGCACGTGAGAAACAGCTGGAAAAAGTATTGCTTAATGCCGCGCACATCAGGGGTTCTATAGAAGGTATCGCAGGGACAGACAGCATACAACTGAGCCTGACCGACGAGGAAGATCCGCTGTTGCTTGAGTAG
- a CDS encoding metal-dependent transcriptional regulator, with amino-acid sequence MLSYTEENYLKALLKLSFQNEDKPEAGTNEMAAYLGVKPATATDMLKKLKEKDLVSYKKYGKILLTDAGKKNGIAILRKHRLWETFLCEKLDFSWDEVHEVAEQLEHIQSAKLVDKLEEFLGFPEYDPHGDPIPKANGEMPEAAKVLLSEIVEDETCTVVAVKDTSTLFLQYLEKLNIAIGSKITVREVISFDGSMNIEVEGGEPKSVSAKFAESLFVRRQK; translated from the coding sequence ATGCTATCTTATACTGAAGAAAACTACCTTAAAGCTTTGCTGAAGCTCAGCTTCCAGAATGAGGACAAGCCAGAGGCAGGCACGAATGAAATGGCCGCCTACCTGGGTGTGAAGCCAGCTACAGCTACCGACATGCTCAAAAAGCTTAAGGAAAAGGACCTGGTTTCTTATAAGAAATATGGCAAAATACTGCTTACCGACGCAGGTAAAAAGAACGGGATCGCGATACTGCGGAAGCACCGGTTGTGGGAAACCTTCCTCTGCGAGAAGCTTGACTTTAGCTGGGACGAAGTGCATGAAGTAGCCGAGCAACTCGAGCATATCCAGTCGGCCAAGCTGGTAGATAAGCTTGAGGAGTTCCTAGGATTCCCGGAGTATGATCCGCATGGAGACCCTATCCCGAAGGCCAACGGCGAAATGCCTGAAGCGGCCAAAGTACTATTGTCGGAAATCGTGGAAGACGAAACCTGCACCGTGGTGGCCGTAAAAGACACGTCGACCTTGTTCTTGCAATACCTGGAAAAACTGAACATCGCCATTGGCTCAAAAATCACCGTTAGGGAAGTAATTAGTTTTGATGGCTCCATGAACATCGAAGTAGAGGGCGGCGAGCCAAAAAGTGTATCGGCCAAGTTTGCCGAAAGCCTGTTTGTAAGGCGACAAAAATAA
- a CDS encoding TonB-dependent receptor plug domain-containing protein, with protein MRICTIVLFAFLILFLSPNRGLGQTDTLTKQADSLNEVVISGTLKPVNRLESPVPVEVYTHGYFKKNPTPNIFEALQNVNGVRPQLNCNICNTGDIHINGLEGPYTMILIDGMPIVSSLSTVYGLSGIPNSLVEQIEIVKGPASSLYGSEAVGGLINIITKKPKDAAKLFADVFATSFKEHNADLGFKFDAGRLASVLTGVNYFKYGNAVDHNHDNFTDVTLQDRISVFQKWAFKRAGDRIFNLGARYLYEDRWGGEMQWNKSYRGGDQVYGESIFTSRWELIGTYQLPLQERMLFSFSLNAHDQDSRYGTTSFIADQKIAFGQLVWDKKAGIHDVLLGTALRYTFYDDNTSATTQANQAISKDTWLPGIFVQDEISAGKQHKFLAGLRYDRNSVHGNILTPRFAYKWNLNANNMLRLNAGTGFRVVNIFTEDHAALTGARAVKIEDRLKPEKSYNVNLNYLTKIYTAGNAFIGIESSAFYTYFNNRIIGDFDKHPDSIIYSNLRGHAVSKGLSTNIDLTLPNGLKVILGATYQDVATYEGGVKQPQILTEKFSGTWAVSYKFKRLNLSADYTGNIYSPMRLPLAGEFDPRKAYSDTWSIQNIQFTYSGFSRFELYGGVKNLLNWTPNRGNPFIIARANDPFDRGVTYDDQGQVIKTSDNPYALTFDPTYVYGPNQGIRGFFGIRYTIK; from the coding sequence ATGAGGATTTGTACCATTGTGTTATTCGCATTTTTGATATTGTTTTTAAGTCCGAACAGAGGCTTGGGTCAGACCGATACGCTGACCAAGCAAGCCGACAGCCTGAATGAAGTGGTGATCAGCGGAACGCTGAAGCCCGTAAACCGGCTGGAAAGTCCGGTCCCCGTAGAAGTATACACGCATGGTTACTTTAAAAAGAACCCTACACCTAATATTTTTGAGGCTTTGCAGAATGTGAATGGAGTTCGCCCGCAATTGAACTGCAACATCTGCAATACGGGTGATATTCACATTAACGGACTGGAAGGTCCTTATACGATGATCCTGATAGATGGAATGCCTATCGTAAGCAGCTTGTCGACTGTTTATGGGTTGTCCGGCATTCCAAATTCCCTGGTAGAGCAGATAGAGATCGTCAAGGGGCCTGCATCTTCGTTATACGGCAGCGAGGCGGTAGGAGGACTGATCAATATCATTACCAAGAAGCCTAAAGATGCTGCAAAGCTTTTTGCCGATGTGTTTGCGACGAGTTTTAAGGAGCATAATGCTGACCTGGGGTTTAAGTTTGATGCAGGCAGGCTCGCCAGTGTGCTTACAGGAGTAAACTATTTTAAATACGGCAATGCGGTCGACCATAACCACGATAATTTTACAGATGTGACCTTGCAGGATCGTATTTCGGTGTTCCAGAAGTGGGCGTTTAAGCGGGCCGGGGACCGTATTTTTAACCTGGGCGCCCGGTATTTGTATGAGGACCGCTGGGGCGGCGAGATGCAATGGAACAAATCCTACCGTGGGGGCGACCAGGTTTACGGGGAAAGTATTTTTACCAGTCGCTGGGAACTGATCGGCACGTATCAACTGCCCTTGCAGGAGCGTATGTTGTTCTCGTTCTCATTGAATGCGCATGATCAGGACAGCCGTTATGGTACCACTTCCTTTATTGCCGATCAGAAGATCGCTTTCGGTCAGCTGGTGTGGGACAAAAAAGCGGGCATCCACGATGTATTGCTCGGTACTGCGCTGCGGTATACGTTCTATGACGATAATACATCGGCGACTACCCAGGCAAATCAGGCCATTTCGAAAGATACCTGGCTGCCGGGCATATTTGTGCAGGACGAAATCAGCGCCGGCAAACAGCACAAGTTTCTGGCTGGTCTGCGCTACGACCGCAACTCTGTGCACGGGAATATTTTAACGCCCCGGTTTGCGTATAAATGGAACCTGAATGCCAATAATATGCTGCGTTTAAATGCCGGTACGGGTTTCCGGGTGGTTAATATTTTTACGGAAGATCATGCAGCGCTGACGGGCGCCCGCGCTGTAAAGATTGAGGATAGGCTGAAACCCGAAAAATCGTACAATGTGAACCTGAATTACCTTACGAAAATTTACACCGCAGGCAATGCTTTTATCGGCATAGAGAGCTCGGCATTCTATACGTATTTCAATAACCGGATCATCGGGGATTTTGACAAGCATCCGGATTCCATTATCTACAGTAATCTGCGCGGACACGCAGTGAGCAAGGGCTTGAGCACAAATATAGACCTGACACTTCCGAACGGGCTGAAGGTTATTCTAGGAGCCACGTATCAGGATGTAGCGACCTACGAAGGCGGTGTAAAGCAACCTCAGATTCTGACGGAGAAATTTTCGGGTACCTGGGCGGTGTCGTACAAGTTCAAGCGACTGAATTTGTCGGCCGACTACACCGGTAACATTTACAGCCCGATGCGGTTACCGCTGGCGGGAGAATTTGATCCGCGCAAAGCATATTCGGATACATGGAGCATCCAGAACATCCAATTTACCTATAGTGGTTTTTCGCGCTTCGAATTATACGGAGGGGTTAAGAACCTGCTTAACTGGACGCCAAACCGTGGAAATCCTTTTATTATAGCCCGGGCAAATGATCCCTTTGACCGGGGCGTGACCTATGATGATCAAGGACAGGTTATAAAGACTTCGGACAATCCCTACGCCCTTACTTTCGACCCAACTTATGTGTACGGACCCAACCAGGGAATCAGGGGATTTTTTGGCATTAGATATACAATTAAGTAA
- a CDS encoding putative sensor domain DACNV-containing protein translates to MKYPSTYQAARHIAPKVEAIFAAHLAAARENGEDDLAPLPTHDVVEAVLDATFWASLRKEEGHSPKISLAFLPPQQAGNPLLFKQRFKLTPSTLTKLAPGIERSGIHLGVWAEEGELYIWGTTVSIPNFCFVVDVSEPALLVIKHRRIYGFGKFTNVAVLKGDQVKMVDGHMASTPDCPPMLLSLLDLTAPSYWNDSVNVMIQLAVSMRAHGRGGTLLIVNRENNNWLQSIIKPVQYLIQPAFNGLSKLLLNERKESSQIFWQTALRREVEHLAGLTAVDGATVISSSFELLAFGAKIGRAKGKDNVDELAFSEPVEGGAAVVVHPTKVGGTRHLSAAQFVHDQRDATAMVASQDGHFTLYSWSDQQDRVQAHRIDALLL, encoded by the coding sequence ATGAAGTACCCTTCCACCTACCAGGCCGCAAGGCATATTGCACCAAAAGTAGAGGCTATTTTTGCTGCACATCTTGCCGCTGCGCGCGAAAATGGGGAGGACGACCTTGCGCCGCTTCCTACGCATGATGTTGTGGAGGCGGTTTTGGATGCGACCTTCTGGGCGAGTCTGAGAAAAGAGGAGGGGCATTCGCCAAAAATATCCCTTGCTTTCCTGCCTCCGCAGCAGGCCGGCAATCCGCTTCTTTTTAAACAGCGGTTTAAGCTTACACCCTCCACCCTCACCAAGCTTGCGCCAGGAATAGAGCGCTCGGGCATCCATTTGGGTGTATGGGCCGAAGAAGGGGAGCTTTATATCTGGGGAACCACGGTGAGCATCCCGAATTTTTGCTTTGTGGTAGATGTGTCAGAGCCGGCACTGCTGGTGATTAAGCATCGCCGGATTTATGGTTTCGGCAAGTTTACCAATGTGGCGGTGCTTAAAGGGGATCAGGTGAAGATGGTAGACGGACATATGGCCAGTACGCCGGACTGTCCGCCGATGCTGCTTTCCCTTCTGGACCTGACGGCGCCTTCGTACTGGAACGACTCTGTGAATGTGATGATCCAGCTCGCTGTGTCCATGCGTGCACATGGTCGGGGTGGCACGCTGCTTATTGTGAACCGCGAGAACAACAACTGGCTCCAGTCTATTATCAAGCCGGTACAATATCTCATTCAGCCTGCATTCAACGGTTTATCTAAGCTGCTGCTGAACGAACGTAAGGAGTCGAGCCAGATCTTCTGGCAAACAGCATTGAGGCGGGAGGTAGAACACCTGGCGGGATTAACTGCAGTAGATGGTGCTACAGTGATCAGCAGTTCCTTCGAGCTTCTTGCCTTTGGTGCGAAAATTGGTCGTGCTAAGGGCAAAGACAATGTGGATGAACTGGCTTTTTCGGAACCGGTTGAAGGTGGCGCAGCGGTAGTTGTACACCCCACGAAGGTTGGAGGGACCAGGCATCTGTCTGCGGCGCAGTTTGTTCATGACCAGCGTGATGCCACTGCGATGGTGGCTTCGCAGGACGGACACTTTACCCTATATAGCTGGTCTGACCAACAGGACAGGGTACAGGCCCATAGAATCGATGCGCTATTACTCTAA
- a CDS encoding PadR family transcriptional regulator: MIAENTQTQMRKGILEYCVLLIISKGEIYASDIIAELKSAKLLVVEGTLYPLLTRLKNNGLLAYNWVESTSGPPRKYYVLTEQGRAILSQLDATWQELSHAINTSKNSQANKSDK, encoded by the coding sequence ATGATAGCAGAAAACACACAGACGCAAATGCGTAAGGGCATACTTGAATATTGTGTGCTCTTAATTATCTCCAAAGGCGAGATTTACGCGTCGGATATTATTGCTGAGCTTAAATCGGCCAAGCTTCTTGTGGTGGAAGGTACGTTGTATCCTTTACTAACGAGGCTCAAGAACAATGGCCTGCTTGCGTATAATTGGGTAGAGTCCACTTCCGGTCCGCCCCGTAAATATTATGTGCTTACCGAGCAGGGCAGAGCAATCCTTAGCCAGCTCGACGCTACCTGGCAAGAGCTTTCCCATGCTATAAACACGTCAAAAAATTCTCAGGCAAACAAATCCGATAAATGA